From one Rhodamnia argentea isolate NSW1041297 chromosome 1, ASM2092103v1, whole genome shotgun sequence genomic stretch:
- the LOC115751742 gene encoding probable protein phosphatase 2C 41 produces the protein MVLLPTFLDGLAKTISTKKAKNCPSDVGREAANTLVKEARRNESILSSTAAVKTSKSTRLASACSKRGRKGINQDCFILWEEFGCQEDMTFCGVFDGHGPWGHVVAKRVRELLPSFLLCKWQEALGLGSQDWSFEMEFDVNLQHFDIWKQSFLKTYAAVDQELKLHRSIDTFCSGTTASTIVKQGENLLIANIGDSRAVLATSSDDGSLVPLQLTIDFKPNLPQEAERIKQSKGRVLCLHDEPGLYRVWRPNDEAPGLAVSRAFGDYCLKDFGLISVPYVTQQKITSRDQFVILASDGVWDVITNHEAVQIVSAAPDRESSAKTLVECAARAWKLKRRGIAMDDISAICLFFHTMETDPFDPPLKAPTRGVGVKTS, from the exons ATGGTGTTGTTACCAACTTTCCTTGATGGACTTGCGAAGACCATATCaaccaagaaagcaaaaaattgTCCATCTGATGTTGGAAGGGAAGCTGCGAATACCCTGGTCAAGGAAGCACGGAGGAATGAGTCGATCTTGAGTTCTACAGCTGCTGTTAAGACTAGCAAGTCTACTAGACTTGCTTCAGCATGCTCCAAAAGAGGACGCAAAGGTATAAATCAGGATTGCTTCATACTCTGGGAG GAGTTTGGTTGTCAAGAGGACATGACCTTTTGtggagtttttgatggtcaTGGTCCTTGGGGCCATGTCGTTGCAAAGCGGGTCAGGGAATTGTTGCCTTCTTTTTTGCTGTGTAAATGGCAAGAAGCTCTTGGTTTAGGATCTCAAGATTGGAGTTTTGAAATGGAATTTGATGTAAATCTTCAGCACTTTGACATATGGAAGCAATCCTTCCTGAAAACATATGCTGCCGTTGACCAGGAGCTGAAGCTGCATAGGAGCATTGATACTTTCTGTAGCGGAACTACAGCTTCGACAATTGTTAAACAG GGTGAAAATCTTCTTATAGCAAATATTGGTGATTCTCGGGCTGTTCTGGCTACTTCTTCTGATGATGGCAGTTTGGTTCCTCTTCAGCTAACCATCGATTTTAAGCCCAACTTACCTC AGGAAGCTGAGCGAATAAAGCAGTCAAAAGGAAGGGTACTTTGTTTGCATGATGAACCAGGGTTGTACAGGGTCTGGAGGCCCAATGATGAGGCACCGGGATTAGCAGTTTCAAGAGCCTTTGGTGACTACTGCTTGAAGGACTTTGGACTTATCTCGGTGCCATACGTGACACAACAAAAGATAACCAGCCGCGACCAATTTGTCATTTTGGCTAGTGATGGG GTGTGGGATGTGATAACCAACCATGAAGCCGTTCAAATCGTGTCGGCGGCACCGGATAGGGAGAGCTCGGCTAAGACGCTGGTGGAGTGCGCTGCTCGTGCATGGAAGCTCAAGAGGCGAGGCATCGCGATGGACGACATCTCGGCTATCTGCCTCTTCTTTCACACTATGGAGACCGATCCGTTCGATCCCCCTTTAAAGGCTCCAACAAGAGGAGTTGGTGTCAAAACTAGTTGA